In Bacillus toyonensis BCT-7112, a single window of DNA contains:
- the clpP gene encoding ATP-dependent Clp endopeptidase proteolytic subunit ClpP produces the protein MNLIPTVIEQTNRGERAYDIYSRLLKDRIIMLGSAIDDNVANSIVSQLLFLESQDPEKDIHIYINSPGGSITAGMAIYDTMQFIKPQVSTICIGMAASMGAFLLAAGEKGKRFALPNSEVMIHQPLGGAQGQATEIEIAAKRILFLREKLNQILADRTGQPLEVLQRDTDRDNFMTAERALEYGLIDKIFTNR, from the coding sequence ATGAATTTAATTCCTACAGTAATTGAACAAACAAATCGTGGAGAACGCGCTTACGATATTTACTCTCGACTATTAAAAGACCGCATCATTATGCTTGGTAGTGCAATTGATGACAACGTAGCTAACTCAATTGTTTCCCAGCTTTTATTCTTGGAATCTCAAGATCCAGAAAAAGATATTCACATCTACATCAATAGCCCTGGTGGTTCTATCACAGCAGGTATGGCAATTTACGATACAATGCAGTTTATTAAACCACAAGTATCAACAATCTGTATCGGTATGGCTGCATCTATGGGTGCATTCTTACTTGCAGCAGGTGAAAAAGGAAAACGTTTCGCTCTTCCTAACAGTGAAGTAATGATTCACCAACCACTTGGCGGAGCACAAGGTCAAGCGACTGAAATCGAAATCGCTGCAAAACGTATCCTATTCTTACGTGAAAAATTAAACCAAATTCTTGCTGACCGCACAGGTCAACCACTTGAAGTACTACAACGCGACACAGACCGCGACAACTTCATGACAGCAGAAAGAGCTTTAGAATACGGCTTAATTGATAAGATCTTTACAAATCGTTAA
- a CDS encoding HPr family phosphocarrier protein, producing MVQKQVKVSLKNGLQARPAALFVQEANRFHADIFIEKDGKTVNAKSIMGIMSLAIGTGSMITITTEGSDAEEALEALAAYVQ from the coding sequence GTGGTTCAAAAACAGGTTAAAGTTTCATTAAAAAACGGCTTGCAAGCACGTCCGGCTGCGTTGTTTGTACAAGAGGCAAATCGCTTTCATGCAGATATCTTTATCGAGAAAGATGGAAAGACAGTAAATGCAAAGAGCATAATGGGGATTATGAGCTTAGCAATCGGAACTGGTAGCATGATAACAATTACAACAGAAGGTTCAGATGCAGAAGAGGCTTTAGAAGCATTAGCTGCATATGTACAATAA
- the whiA gene encoding DNA-binding protein WhiA, with translation MSFASETKKELTNLEVKECCEKVELSALLRMNGSLSFSNRRLSIDIQTENAAIARRIYTLLKKGYDVTVELLVRKKMRLKKNNVYIVRLVEKSREILADLHIVRDDFSFIRNISQELIEKKCCKRSYLRGAFLAGGSVNNPETSSYHLEIFSLYKEHNDAICELMNGFDLNSKTLERRKGYITYLKEAEKITEFLNIIGAHNALLRFEDIRIVRDMRNSVNRLVNCETANLNKTIGAALRQIENIRYIDESVGLDILPDKLREIAQLRRDYQDVTLKELGEMVSGGKISKSGINHRLRKIDDIAEKLRAGETIAKK, from the coding sequence GTGTCATTTGCATCGGAAACAAAGAAAGAGTTGACGAATCTTGAGGTGAAGGAATGCTGTGAGAAAGTAGAATTATCAGCATTACTTCGAATGAACGGGTCGCTTTCTTTTTCAAATCGTCGTCTATCTATCGATATTCAAACGGAAAATGCGGCAATTGCAAGAAGGATTTATACGCTTTTGAAAAAAGGATATGACGTAACGGTAGAATTACTTGTTCGTAAAAAAATGCGATTGAAGAAAAATAATGTATATATTGTGCGGCTTGTTGAGAAGTCTCGTGAAATATTAGCAGATCTCCATATTGTCCGGGACGACTTTTCATTTATTCGAAATATATCACAAGAATTAATTGAGAAGAAATGTTGTAAACGATCGTATTTACGAGGTGCATTTTTAGCAGGTGGTTCAGTAAATAACCCAGAAACATCATCTTATCATTTAGAAATCTTTTCGTTATATAAGGAACATAATGATGCTATATGTGAACTAATGAACGGATTTGATTTAAATAGTAAGACGTTGGAAAGAAGAAAAGGGTACATTACGTATTTGAAAGAAGCAGAAAAAATTACGGAATTTTTAAATATTATAGGTGCTCATAACGCACTTTTAAGATTTGAAGATATTCGAATTGTTCGTGATATGCGTAATTCAGTGAATCGACTAGTGAACTGCGAAACAGCTAATTTAAATAAAACAATTGGTGCAGCGCTAAGGCAGATTGAAAATATCCGCTATATTGATGAGTCAGTTGGTCTAGATATTTTGCCAGATAAACTAAGAGAAATTGCGCAACTACGAAGAGATTATCAAGATGTAACATTGAAAGAGTTAGGTGAGATGGTATCCGGGGGGAAAATTAGTAAATCGGGTATTAATCATCGTTTGCGTAAAATCGATGATATTGCAGAGAAATTACGCGCGGGGGAAACGATAGCAAAAAAATAA
- a CDS encoding gluconeogenesis factor YvcK family protein yields the protein MKKERKPKIVIMGGGTGLSVLLRGLKQYPVDITAVVTIADDGGSSGRLRDELEIPPPGDIRNVLVALSDVEPLVEALFQHRFTTGDGLKGHALGNLLLAGMTSITGDFFHAITETSKVLNVRGRVLPAANQSAVLHAELEDGEIVTGESKIPYFGKKINRVFLTPEDVEPLHETLAEIKRADLLVFGPGSLYTSILPNLVVNKIGDAVLAAKAKKVYVCNVMTQAGETMGYTAFDHVQALHDHLGQPFIDTAIVNNRDIPCELRKLYEEEMSTPVVVDEERFTENNIDVIQDRLAKYDERVVRHDTLKLASILYSLL from the coding sequence ATGAAAAAAGAGAGAAAACCTAAAATTGTCATCATGGGAGGAGGAACTGGACTCTCTGTTTTATTAAGAGGATTAAAGCAATATCCTGTTGATATTACAGCAGTTGTTACAATCGCTGATGATGGTGGCAGTTCAGGTAGATTACGTGATGAGCTAGAAATTCCACCCCCAGGTGACATTCGTAACGTACTTGTTGCACTGTCGGATGTAGAGCCCCTGGTGGAAGCTTTATTTCAGCATCGTTTCACAACGGGAGACGGACTGAAAGGTCATGCGTTAGGAAATCTGTTATTGGCAGGTATGACCTCGATTACAGGAGACTTTTTCCATGCAATTACAGAAACGAGTAAAGTATTAAATGTCAGAGGACGTGTATTACCAGCAGCGAATCAAAGTGCAGTACTGCATGCAGAACTAGAGGATGGAGAAATTGTAACAGGTGAATCAAAGATTCCGTATTTCGGAAAGAAGATTAACCGTGTCTTTTTAACTCCAGAAGATGTAGAGCCGTTACATGAAACGTTAGCTGAGATTAAACGAGCTGATTTACTTGTTTTCGGTCCAGGAAGTTTGTATACGAGTATATTGCCGAATTTAGTTGTTAATAAAATTGGGGACGCTGTTCTTGCTGCAAAAGCAAAGAAGGTATATGTATGTAATGTTATGACACAAGCGGGTGAAACGATGGGGTATACTGCGTTTGATCATGTGCAGGCGTTACATGATCATTTAGGGCAACCATTTATCGATACTGCAATTGTAAATAATCGTGATATTCCTTGTGAATTACGCAAGTTATATGAGGAAGAAATGTCGACACCAGTTGTAGTGGATGAAGAGCGTTTTACTGAAAATAATATTGATGTCATTCAAGATAGATTAGCGAAGTATGATGAGCGTGTTGTAAGGCATGATACGTTAAAGTTAGCTTCTATTTTATATTCACTGTTATAA
- the rapZ gene encoding RNase adapter RapZ, giving the protein MTENNDIKMVIITGMSGAGKTVALQSFEDLGYFCVDNLPPMLLPKFIELMSDSKGKMNKVALGVDLRGREFFEHLWGALDDLSERTWIIPHILFLDAKDSTLVTRYKETRRSHPLAPTGLPLKGIEAERSLLTDMKARANIVLDTSDLKPKELREKIVHLFSTETEQAFRVNVMSFGFKYGIPIDADLVFDVRFLPNPYYIPHMKPLTGLDEEVSSYVLKFNETHKFLEKLIDLITFMLPHYKREGKSQLVIAIGCTGGQHRSVTLTEYLGKHLKPEYSVHVSHRDVEKRKGH; this is encoded by the coding sequence ATGACAGAGAATAATGATATAAAAATGGTGATTATTACAGGAATGTCTGGAGCCGGAAAAACAGTAGCTTTACAAAGTTTTGAAGATTTAGGATATTTTTGTGTAGATAATTTACCGCCGATGTTATTGCCGAAGTTTATTGAGCTTATGTCGGATTCAAAAGGGAAAATGAATAAAGTAGCGCTTGGCGTTGATTTACGTGGCCGAGAGTTTTTCGAACATTTATGGGGAGCGCTTGATGATTTATCAGAACGTACATGGATTATTCCTCATATTTTATTTTTAGATGCGAAAGATAGTACGCTTGTAACTCGTTATAAAGAAACGAGACGTTCGCATCCGCTTGCGCCGACTGGTTTGCCGTTAAAGGGAATCGAAGCGGAGCGTAGTTTATTAACAGATATGAAGGCACGAGCGAATATTGTGCTTGATACATCGGATTTAAAACCGAAAGAATTACGTGAAAAAATTGTTCATTTGTTTTCTACTGAAACTGAGCAAGCATTTCGTGTAAATGTTATGTCCTTTGGATTTAAGTACGGTATTCCAATTGATGCAGATTTAGTATTTGATGTTCGTTTTTTACCAAATCCATATTACATTCCACATATGAAGCCATTAACAGGACTAGATGAAGAAGTTTCGTCGTATGTACTGAAATTTAATGAGACACATAAGTTTTTAGAGAAACTGATAGATCTCATTACTTTCATGCTGCCTCATTATAAAAGAGAAGGCAAAAGTCAACTTGTAATTGCAATTGGATGTACAGGTGGACAGCATCGTTCTGTTACGCTTACAGAGTACCTTGGGAAACATTTGAAACCAGAGTATAGCGTTCATGTATCTCATCGTGATGTGGAGAAGAGAAAGGGCCATTAG
- a CDS encoding NUDIX hydrolase, with protein sequence MQRVTNCVLIRDNEVLLLQKPRRNWWVAPGGKMERGETVRDSVVREYREETGIYLKNPALKGVFTFVIQEGDKVVSEWMMFSFLATDFAGENKLESEEGIIGWHTFDKIDDLAMAPGDYHIIDYLIKGNGIIYGTFVYTPDFELLSYRLDPS encoded by the coding sequence ATGCAAAGAGTGACAAACTGTGTGTTAATTAGAGATAATGAAGTACTCTTACTCCAAAAACCTCGCCGAAATTGGTGGGTTGCACCAGGCGGGAAGATGGAGCGTGGTGAGACAGTAAGAGATTCCGTTGTTCGCGAGTATCGTGAAGAAACAGGTATTTATTTAAAGAACCCAGCGTTAAAAGGGGTCTTCACCTTTGTCATCCAAGAAGGTGATAAAGTTGTTTCTGAATGGATGATGTTCTCCTTTTTAGCGACAGATTTTGCAGGAGAAAACAAACTAGAGAGCGAAGAAGGCATCATTGGTTGGCATACATTTGATAAGATTGATGATTTAGCAATGGCGCCAGGAGATTATCACATTATTGATTATTTAATTAAAGGGAATGGTATAATCTACGGTACATTTGTATATACCCCAGATTTTGAGCTGCTTTCATATCGATTAGATCCGAGTTAA
- a CDS encoding DUF368 domain-containing protein: protein MEWRNIYRGFCMGVSDLIPGVSGGTIAVVLGIYEQLLAAISGFFSREWKKHLGFLIPLAAGVAAAFLTLSHVIKYLLANHYEPTQFFFLGLIISILPMLMREADAKATFKGKHIALLIIAAILVAITAFFKPDKAADPITTLTILNAIGLFFAGWMASMAMLLPGISGSFILLIIGVYPTAINALTTLNLPLIMVIGAGVMVGFVVSSKGISFLLDRYKNMTFAVIIGLVIGSIVIVFPGIPTGGFSIVSSIITFILGFTIVTYFGKK, encoded by the coding sequence ATGGAATGGCGTAATATATATCGTGGATTTTGTATGGGAGTTAGTGATTTAATTCCTGGTGTGAGCGGCGGTACAATCGCTGTAGTGTTAGGGATTTATGAACAATTGCTTGCGGCAATTAGCGGGTTCTTTAGTCGTGAATGGAAAAAACATTTAGGATTTTTAATTCCCCTTGCAGCTGGTGTGGCGGCAGCGTTTTTAACGTTAAGTCACGTTATTAAATATTTACTTGCAAATCATTATGAACCGACTCAATTTTTCTTCCTCGGTTTAATTATTAGTATATTACCGATGTTAATGAGAGAAGCTGATGCAAAGGCGACGTTTAAAGGTAAGCACATCGCTTTATTAATAATTGCAGCTATTCTTGTTGCGATAACAGCGTTCTTTAAGCCAGATAAGGCAGCAGATCCAATTACGACGTTAACAATTTTAAATGCAATCGGTTTATTTTTCGCAGGATGGATGGCTAGTATGGCTATGCTCCTTCCTGGAATTAGCGGATCGTTTATTTTATTAATTATTGGTGTTTATCCAACGGCAATTAACGCTTTAACTACACTTAATTTACCATTAATTATGGTTATTGGTGCTGGTGTTATGGTCGGATTTGTTGTAAGTAGTAAAGGAATTAGCTTTTTATTAGATCGTTATAAAAATATGACATTTGCAGTAATTATTGGACTTGTTATCGGTTCGATTGTAATTGTTTTCCCTGGTATTCCAACTGGCGGATTTTCAATTGTAAGTTCGATCATTACCTTCATTTTAGGATTTACGATTGTTACTTATTTCGGTAAGAAATAA
- the trxB gene encoding thioredoxin-disulfide reductase gives MSEEKIYDVIIIGAGPAGMTAAVYTSRANLSTLMLERGIPGGQMANTEDVENYPGYESILGPDLSNKMFEHAKKFGAEYAYGDVKAVIDGKEYKTIIAGKKEYKARAIIVASGAEYKKIGVPGETELGGRGVSYCAVCDGAFFKGKELVVIGGGDSAVEEGVFLTRFASKVTIVHRRDTLRAQKILQDRAFQNEKVDFIWNHTIKEINDANGKVGSVTLVDVNSGEEKEVKTDGVFVYIGMLPLSKPFVELGITNENGYLETNERMETKVPGIFAAGDVREKMLRQIVTATGDGSIAAQSAQHYVEELLEELKTVTEK, from the coding sequence GTGTCAGAAGAAAAAATTTATGATGTCATTATTATTGGTGCAGGACCAGCTGGTATGACAGCTGCAGTATATACATCTCGTGCGAATTTAAGCACATTAATGCTTGAGCGTGGTATTCCAGGTGGCCAAATGGCAAACACAGAAGATGTAGAAAATTATCCAGGTTATGAGTCTATTTTAGGACCAGACTTATCAAATAAAATGTTCGAGCATGCGAAGAAATTTGGTGCTGAATATGCATATGGTGATGTGAAAGCAGTCATCGATGGTAAAGAATATAAAACAATTATTGCTGGTAAAAAAGAATATAAAGCACGTGCAATTATCGTTGCAAGCGGTGCAGAATATAAAAAAATTGGTGTGCCAGGTGAAACAGAGCTTGGCGGCCGCGGTGTATCATATTGTGCAGTATGTGATGGGGCATTCTTTAAAGGAAAAGAACTCGTTGTTATTGGAGGCGGAGATTCAGCTGTTGAAGAGGGTGTGTTCTTAACGCGCTTCGCATCAAAAGTAACAATCGTTCACCGTCGTGATACTCTTCGTGCACAGAAAATTTTACAAGATCGTGCATTCCAAAACGAGAAAGTGGATTTCATTTGGAATCACACTATAAAAGAAATTAATGATGCAAATGGTAAAGTAGGAAGTGTAACACTTGTAGACGTAAATAGTGGAGAAGAGAAAGAAGTAAAAACTGATGGCGTTTTCGTATACATCGGTATGTTACCTTTATCAAAACCATTTGTTGAACTAGGTATTACAAATGAAAATGGTTACCTTGAAACGAACGAGCGTATGGAAACGAAAGTTCCTGGTATTTTCGCAGCAGGTGATGTTCGTGAAAAAATGCTTCGTCAAATTGTAACGGCAACAGGTGACGGTAGTATTGCTGCACAAAGTGCACAACACTACGTAGAAGAATTATTAGAGGAATTAAAAACTGTAACAGAAAAATAA
- a CDS encoding tetratricopeptide repeat protein, whose protein sequence is MGKNQRIYKENGQVISFNQLADFFYKKGMRAYKGQKLQDAIKYFRRAAQSEKEPFILCQLAIALSEAGEYQESNQIFLKLARSNPELEQCYYFIANNYAYMGLFQQAKKYADRYLEVAKEKEFVEDTLELLEIMEEEAMGAEEIEDEDDLIVMQEEANRYIRNGQLEEAIATLEIVTKDYPEFWSGHNNLAIAHFQSGNVDKALKLTEMILEKNPGNIHALCNTLIFLYSIGEHKQVEALAGQLVSVYPISFEHRLKLGTTLATIGYFEHAYKWFKVLKRQGYEGDVSFYYWFAYSAYMVKNQQVAEKMWQHVVELHPDKKGKEPWNALNLADEGQNVLFEELQKSFQQSATLEEQMLALYLMNELSTPEKVGFFFDVTQVKNGVPIVSQLAKYFFLLNSHKGIPADLQQFEQCARIADALYNYTKKDDELIEECLHFWFCTFIRLYTSGSVFTNVYGWSAAIEYIVRGEQGNKMTQSELGDVYNVSVATVRKYVQAVKRTHT, encoded by the coding sequence ATGGGGAAAAATCAAAGGATATATAAGGAGAACGGACAAGTTATCTCTTTTAACCAATTAGCGGACTTCTTTTATAAAAAAGGGATGAGGGCTTACAAAGGGCAAAAATTGCAAGATGCAATTAAATATTTTCGAAGAGCGGCACAAAGCGAGAAGGAGCCGTTTATTTTATGCCAATTAGCAATAGCGTTATCTGAGGCTGGTGAATACCAAGAGTCGAATCAGATATTTCTAAAGCTTGCTAGATCCAACCCTGAACTTGAACAATGCTATTATTTTATTGCAAATAATTATGCATATATGGGTTTATTTCAACAAGCGAAGAAGTATGCGGATCGATATTTAGAAGTTGCGAAAGAGAAGGAATTTGTAGAAGATACATTAGAATTGCTTGAGATTATGGAAGAAGAAGCAATGGGTGCGGAAGAGATTGAGGATGAAGATGATTTAATTGTTATGCAAGAAGAGGCAAATCGTTATATTCGTAATGGACAATTAGAAGAAGCAATTGCTACATTAGAAATTGTTACGAAAGATTATCCGGAATTTTGGTCGGGTCATAATAATTTAGCCATCGCACATTTTCAATCTGGTAATGTAGACAAAGCGTTGAAATTAACGGAAATGATTTTAGAGAAAAATCCTGGTAATATACATGCGCTTTGTAATACGCTTATTTTTCTATATTCAATTGGGGAACATAAACAAGTAGAAGCATTAGCGGGACAGCTAGTTTCAGTATATCCGATTTCATTTGAACATCGTTTGAAACTTGGAACGACCCTTGCAACAATTGGTTATTTCGAGCATGCATATAAGTGGTTCAAAGTATTAAAGCGTCAAGGATATGAGGGAGACGTAAGTTTTTATTATTGGTTTGCGTATTCTGCGTATATGGTGAAAAATCAGCAAGTAGCTGAAAAAATGTGGCAACATGTAGTAGAATTGCACCCTGATAAAAAAGGAAAAGAGCCGTGGAACGCACTAAATTTAGCGGATGAAGGGCAAAACGTGTTGTTTGAAGAATTACAAAAGTCATTTCAGCAAAGTGCGACGCTAGAGGAGCAAATGCTAGCTTTATATTTAATGAATGAATTGTCAACACCAGAGAAGGTCGGATTCTTTTTTGATGTAACGCAAGTGAAAAATGGTGTTCCTATTGTATCGCAACTTGCAAAGTATTTCTTTTTACTTAATAGTCATAAAGGTATTCCTGCTGATTTACAGCAATTTGAACAATGCGCGCGAATCGCGGACGCATTATATAATTATACGAAAAAGGACGATGAACTAATCGAAGAGTGTTTACACTTTTGGTTTTGTACGTTCATACGTTTATATACATCCGGGTCTGTTTTTACAAACGTGTACGGTTGGTCGGCGGCAATTGAATATATTGTGCGCGGCGAACAAGGAAATAAGATGACGCAGTCGGAGCTTGGAGATGTATATAATGTATCTGTAGCGACTGTTCGAAAGTATGTGCAAGCTGTTAAGCGTACGCACACATAG
- a CDS encoding acyltransferase, giving the protein MRRTTRYPVSGENSLWNVYKTVSFWKVMKNFIIIQIARYTPFLSVKNWLYRTFLGMKVGEKTSFALMVMPDIMFPEKITVGDNSIIGYNTTLLAHEYLIREYRLGEIVIGNEVMIGANTTILPGVRIGDSAIVSAGTLVHKDVPGGAFVGGNPMRIIYTKEEMAAREG; this is encoded by the coding sequence GTGCGACGGACAACGCGCTATCCTGTTTCAGGAGAGAATTCATTATGGAATGTGTATAAAACCGTGTCTTTTTGGAAGGTAATGAAAAACTTTATTATTATTCAAATTGCACGTTACACACCATTTTTATCTGTGAAGAATTGGTTATATCGTACGTTTTTAGGAATGAAAGTAGGAGAAAAAACATCATTTGCACTTATGGTTATGCCCGATATTATGTTTCCCGAAAAAATCACGGTGGGTGACAATTCAATTATCGGATACAATACAACGCTTTTAGCGCATGAATATTTGATTCGTGAATATCGACTTGGAGAGATTGTCATAGGAAATGAAGTGATGATTGGAGCGAACACGACAATCTTACCGGGGGTAAGGATTGGAGATAGCGCCATTGTTTCGGCTGGAACACTTGTCCATAAAGATGTACCGGGCGGCGCTTTCGTAGGTGGAAATCCAATGCGTATTATTTATACGAAAGAGGAAATGGCGGCTCGAGAAGGTTGA
- the ppaX gene encoding pyrophosphatase PpaX: MQINTVLFDLDGTLINTNELIISSFLHTLNTYYPDQYKREDVLPFIGPSLHDTFSKIDENKVEEMITCYRQFNHEHHDELVEEYETVYETVQELKKQGYKVGIVTTKARQTVEMGLKLSKLDEFFDVVVTIDDVEHVKPHPEPLQKALELLNAKPGETVMVGDNHHDIVGGQNAGTKTAAVSWTLKGRAYLESYKPDFMLDKMSDLLPILSGINRS, from the coding sequence ATGCAAATAAATACAGTGTTATTTGATTTAGATGGAACTTTAATTAATACAAACGAACTTATTATTTCTTCTTTTTTACACACTTTAAATACATATTATCCAGATCAATATAAGCGTGAAGATGTGCTGCCATTTATCGGTCCATCTTTGCATGATACTTTCAGCAAGATTGATGAAAATAAAGTTGAAGAGATGATTACATGTTATCGTCAATTTAACCATGAGCATCATGATGAATTAGTAGAAGAATATGAAACTGTATACGAAACAGTTCAAGAGTTGAAAAAACAAGGTTATAAAGTTGGTATTGTTACAACGAAAGCGAGACAAACCGTTGAGATGGGATTAAAGTTGTCAAAGCTTGATGAGTTTTTTGATGTTGTCGTGACAATTGATGATGTGGAACATGTGAAGCCACATCCAGAACCACTTCAAAAAGCGCTCGAGTTATTAAATGCGAAACCAGGAGAAACAGTGATGGTTGGGGATAATCACCATGATATTGTCGGCGGACAAAATGCGGGTACGAAAACAGCTGCGGTTTCATGGACGTTGAAAGGTAGAGCGTATCTAGAATCTTACAAACCAGACTTTATGCTAGATAAAATGAGTGATTTACTGCCGATTTTGTCCGGTATTAACCGATCATAA
- the lgt gene encoding prolipoprotein diacylglyceryl transferase: MLLGSVPQLDRVAIQLGPFPVYWYGIIIGTGVLLGLWLATREGERLGIPKDTFVDLVLIAVPIAILFARMYYVIFEWEYYAQNPSQIINIRQGGLAIHGGLIGAVITGILFAKRRGLSFWKLADIAAPSILLGQAIGRWGNFMNQEAHGDEVTRQFLEGLHLPDFIINQMYIEGVYYHPTFLYESLWNFAGVILLLALRKVNLRRGELFFTYLIWYSVGRFFVEGLRTDSLMLGPLRIAQVMSIGLVVISIIFIIVRRKMGQADKRYSEN; this comes from the coding sequence ATGCTGTTAGGTTCTGTACCACAGCTTGACCGCGTAGCCATCCAACTTGGGCCGTTTCCTGTTTATTGGTATGGGATTATTATCGGTACAGGTGTGCTATTAGGTCTTTGGCTAGCAACTCGTGAGGGAGAAAGGCTAGGTATTCCAAAAGATACATTTGTTGACCTTGTATTAATTGCAGTACCGATCGCTATTCTATTTGCGAGAATGTACTATGTTATTTTTGAATGGGAATATTACGCGCAAAATCCGAGTCAAATTATTAATATTCGTCAAGGTGGCTTGGCGATTCATGGTGGTTTAATCGGGGCTGTTATTACAGGTATTCTTTTTGCAAAACGACGCGGGCTTTCATTCTGGAAGTTGGCGGATATTGCTGCGCCGAGTATTTTATTAGGACAAGCAATTGGCCGATGGGGAAACTTTATGAACCAAGAGGCGCATGGTGATGAAGTAACGAGACAGTTTTTAGAAGGTCTTCATTTACCAGATTTCATTATTAATCAAATGTATATCGAGGGTGTGTATTATCACCCGACGTTTTTATATGAATCATTATGGAATTTTGCAGGTGTCATTTTATTACTCGCACTACGAAAAGTGAATTTACGACGCGGGGAATTATTCTTTACATATTTAATTTGGTATTCAGTAGGGCGCTTCTTCGTAGAAGGCTTACGTACAGATAGTTTAATGCTAGGACCACTTCGTATTGCACAAGTAATGTCAATTGGACTTGTTGTTATTTCTATTATTTTCATTATTGTGAGACGAAAAATGGGGCAAGCTGATAAAAGATATTCAGAAAATTAG
- the hprK gene encoding HPr(Ser) kinase/phosphatase, whose protein sequence is MPKVRTKDLIEQFQLELISGEEGIHRPIDTSDLSRPGIEMAGFFTYYPADRVQLLGKTELTFFDTLTTEQKQERMKALCTEETPCIIITRNQDVPDELLQASRESGMPLLRSSQTTTRLSSRLTNYLEGKLAPTTAVHGVLVDIYGVGVLITGQSGVGKSETALELVKRGHRLVADDSVEIRQEDEDTLVGSSPDLIEHLLEIRGLGIINVMTLFGAGAVRNYKRITLVINLEIWDQKKNYDRLGLDEEKMKIIDTELTKITLPVRPGRNLAVIIEVAAMNFRLKRMGVNAAQQFSERLMSAIELGNQE, encoded by the coding sequence ATGCCAAAAGTAAGGACAAAAGATTTAATTGAACAATTTCAATTGGAGTTAATAAGTGGTGAAGAAGGAATTCATCGTCCGATTGATACAAGTGATTTATCACGACCTGGAATTGAAATGGCAGGATTCTTTACATATTATCCAGCTGATCGCGTGCAGCTTCTTGGAAAAACGGAGCTTACGTTCTTTGATACGTTAACGACAGAGCAAAAACAAGAGAGAATGAAAGCGCTTTGTACCGAGGAGACGCCATGTATTATTATAACTCGTAATCAAGATGTACCAGATGAGTTATTACAAGCATCACGTGAATCAGGCATGCCTTTATTACGTTCTTCTCAAACGACAACGAGATTATCAAGTCGTTTAACAAATTATTTAGAAGGTAAGTTAGCACCAACAACTGCTGTTCATGGTGTATTAGTAGATATTTACGGTGTTGGTGTTTTAATTACAGGTCAAAGTGGTGTTGGTAAAAGTGAGACAGCTCTTGAACTTGTGAAGCGTGGCCATCGCCTTGTTGCGGATGATAGTGTAGAAATTCGCCAAGAAGATGAAGACACATTAGTAGGAAGCTCACCAGATTTAATTGAGCATTTATTAGAAATTCGTGGTCTAGGCATTATTAACGTTATGACGTTATTCGGTGCAGGGGCAGTGCGAAATTATAAGCGTATTACACTTGTTATTAATCTTGAAATTTGGGATCAAAAGAAAAATTATGATCGCTTAGGTCTTGATGAAGAGAAGATGAAGATTATTGATACAGAACTTACGAAGATTACACTTCCAGTTCGCCCTGGCCGAAACTTGGCTGTTATTATTGAAGTAGCAGCAATGAACTTCCGTTTGAAACGTATGGGAGTCAATGCGGCACAACAGTTTTCTGAACGATTAATGAGTGCGATTGAGTTAGGGAATCAGGAGTAA